The Desulfovibrio desulfuricans DSM 642 genome includes a window with the following:
- a CDS encoding ribonuclease catalytic domain-containing protein produces the protein MSDCVRYPAPGCVVEYMEGNAVQIALVTEEVGGRLRLLLPNRRETRLNSSRLLPWIGPMHGADMGREDAVRVLEAHRKTREDMAAQIPVMDVWELAQGEVEAAPASWFAELFESDPTTDHVAAYGRALLACKSHFRFQPPDFQVFSADMVEKRMAEEKIRLERESLIAGGAAFLRLLWDVACRKRELPQPPREGAALGEWPSQEVAERLEEVLFSRMIDPESQEWENIWRTLSKGMPDVPHLPLQLLVAWGKVPPHYNFWLDRAGYASGDTWWQACADEVDSLAAAGRDPLTTLVNDGQEGSLDVCDLPCISIDSATTRDVDDAFHVEAEGDGWALTLMLACPSLFWNFGGPLDKMVLHRGTSIYLPEGDCHMLPEVLGTDAYSLLAGQTRPALSVLVHVAADGTLGECEISVVQTSLAANLTYVDSQAVLDAQAAGEPLPQNAATPYAGQLRLGLELARQRQTARIADGAVIMDRPDPVIRLEGEGADVRVEVGLDYQASDAQMLVAEMMILASAAVAQWAADHGVAMLHRVQDVALPREYAGIWTSPQDMTRIMRALTPSGLEVQARPHAALGLARYTPVTSPLRRYPDLVNEEQLVHFFRTGAPRWTEAELTDLLNVLSPALDAAGQVQRFRPRYWKLLFFRQKGDKVWWNGVITEENDAFITVSLPDQGMFVRGKRRLFDERSHPGLAVDVRIGKVQPLYNEIMILEAVTAG, from the coding sequence ATGTCTGATTGTGTGCGCTACCCGGCGCCGGGTTGCGTGGTGGAATATATGGAAGGCAATGCCGTGCAGATTGCCCTGGTCACTGAAGAGGTCGGGGGCAGGCTGCGGCTGCTGTTGCCCAACAGAAGGGAAACCCGGCTCAATTCTTCGCGCCTGCTGCCCTGGATAGGGCCCATGCACGGGGCGGACATGGGACGGGAAGACGCCGTGCGCGTGCTTGAAGCGCACAGAAAAACCCGCGAAGACATGGCCGCCCAAATTCCTGTCATGGACGTGTGGGAACTCGCCCAGGGAGAGGTGGAAGCGGCCCCGGCAAGCTGGTTTGCCGAGCTTTTTGAAAGCGATCCCACCACCGATCATGTGGCTGCCTATGGCCGCGCCCTGCTGGCCTGCAAAAGTCATTTTCGTTTTCAGCCCCCGGATTTTCAGGTTTTTTCTGCCGACATGGTTGAAAAACGCATGGCCGAGGAGAAAATCCGCCTTGAGCGCGAATCGCTCATTGCAGGCGGAGCCGCCTTTCTACGCCTTTTGTGGGATGTTGCCTGCCGCAAGCGCGAGCTGCCCCAGCCCCCGCGCGAGGGCGCTGCCCTTGGCGAATGGCCCTCGCAGGAAGTGGCCGAGCGCCTGGAAGAAGTTCTTTTTTCCCGCATGATTGATCCTGAAAGTCAGGAATGGGAAAACATCTGGCGCACCCTGAGCAAGGGCATGCCGGATGTGCCGCATCTGCCCCTGCAACTGCTGGTGGCCTGGGGCAAGGTGCCGCCGCACTATAATTTCTGGCTTGACCGTGCGGGCTATGCCTCGGGCGACACATGGTGGCAGGCCTGCGCCGATGAGGTAGACTCCCTTGCCGCCGCAGGGCGCGACCCCCTGACTACCCTTGTCAACGATGGGCAGGAAGGCAGCCTTGATGTCTGCGATCTGCCCTGCATCAGCATAGACAGCGCAACTACGCGCGACGTGGACGATGCCTTTCATGTGGAGGCGGAGGGCGATGGCTGGGCCCTGACCCTCATGCTGGCCTGCCCCTCGCTGTTCTGGAATTTTGGCGGGCCGCTGGACAAGATGGTGCTGCACCGCGGCACCAGCATCTATCTGCCGGAAGGCGACTGCCACATGCTGCCCGAAGTACTGGGCACTGACGCCTACTCGCTGCTGGCGGGCCAGACGCGTCCCGCACTGAGCGTGCTCGTGCATGTGGCGGCGGATGGCACCCTTGGCGAGTGTGAAATTTCGGTTGTGCAGACCAGCCTTGCCGCCAACCTGACCTATGTGGACAGCCAGGCCGTGCTTGACGCGCAGGCCGCAGGCGAACCCCTGCCGCAGAATGCTGCCACCCCCTATGCCGGACAGCTGCGTCTGGGCCTTGAACTTGCCCGTCAGCGGCAGACCGCCCGCATTGCGGACGGAGCGGTAATTATGGACAGGCCCGACCCTGTGATACGTCTTGAGGGCGAAGGGGCAGATGTGCGCGTGGAAGTTGGGCTGGATTATCAGGCCTCGGACGCGCAGATGCTGGTGGCGGAAATGATGATCCTTGCCAGCGCCGCTGTGGCCCAGTGGGCCGCCGATCACGGCGTCGCCATGCTGCACCGTGTGCAGGATGTGGCCCTGCCCAGGGAATACGCGGGCATCTGGACAAGTCCGCAGGACATGACGCGCATCATGCGCGCGCTCACGCCCTCAGGCCTTGAGGTGCAGGCCCGGCCCCACGCGGCCCTCGGGCTTGCCCGCTACACCCCTGTGACCTCGCCGCTCAGGCGTTATCCCGACCTTGTCAACGAAGAACAGTTGGTGCATTTTTTCCGCACTGGCGCGCCGCGCTGGACAGAAGCCGAGCTGACAGACCTGCTCAACGTGCTTTCGCCCGCGCTGGACGCGGCGGGGCAGGTGCAGCGCTTCCGCCCGCGCTACTGGAAGCTGCTGTTCTTCCGCCAGAAGGGCGACAAGGTCTGGTGGAACGGCGTTATCACTGAAGAAAACGATGCTTTTATTACTGTGAGCCTGCCTGATCAGGGCATGTTTGTGCGCGGTAAAAGGCGGCTCTTTGACGAGCGCTCGCACCCCGGCCTTGCCGTGGATGTGCGTATTGGCAAGGTGCAGCCCCTGTATAATGAAATCATGATTCTGGAAGCGGTTACGGCGGGCTAG